From Luteococcus japonicus, one genomic window encodes:
- the mce gene encoding methylmalonyl-CoA epimerase: MVPMDNSDLFICIDHVGLAVADIDEAIKFHTEKFGFRVLHKEVNEEQGVAEAMLGTGTQQPESAQIQLLAPLNENSTIAKWLTRNGGPGMQQLCYRVADIDAVCATLRERGLRLLYPEPKTGTGGARINFVHPKDAGGVLLELTQPPAEAAH; this comes from the coding sequence ATGGTGCCCATGGACAATAGCGATCTCTTCATCTGCATCGACCACGTCGGCCTGGCTGTCGCCGACATCGACGAGGCCATCAAGTTCCACACCGAGAAGTTCGGTTTTCGCGTGCTGCACAAGGAGGTCAACGAGGAGCAGGGCGTCGCCGAGGCGATGCTGGGCACCGGCACCCAGCAGCCCGAGAGCGCCCAGATCCAGCTGCTCGCTCCCCTGAACGAGAACTCGACCATTGCCAAGTGGCTGACCCGCAACGGTGGCCCCGGCATGCAGCAGCTGTGCTACCGCGTCGCGGACATCGACGCGGTCTGCGCCACCCTGCGTGAGCGCGGCCTGCGCCTGCTCTACCCCGAGCCCAAGACCGGCACCGGCGGCGCCCGGATCAACTTCGTGCACCCCAAGGATGCCGGCGGCGTCCTGCTCGAGCTGACCCAGCCCCCGGCCGAGGCAGCCCACTGA
- a CDS encoding PH domain-containing protein — MSFLSRFLAPEVDRHLLVDQGEFIIDEVAKHWVTVVLPAMGIAACIPIFWAMPLLGAFWWLALLVGLGLFSYCMLLIHLQFMDRFVITNMRVFRVHGVLDQNLATMPMTRILDISVSQPFLGRLLGYGHFTFESAAQDQGLRDIRFVGRPEQRDLTIQGVIQRAGLRKAVEPLFSRQDYEGEDSDHLDDGS; from the coding sequence ATGAGTTTTCTCTCCCGCTTCCTGGCCCCCGAGGTGGACCGTCACCTCCTGGTGGACCAGGGCGAGTTCATCATCGACGAGGTGGCCAAGCACTGGGTCACCGTCGTCCTGCCGGCGATGGGCATCGCCGCTTGCATCCCCATCTTCTGGGCAATGCCCTTGCTGGGCGCCTTCTGGTGGCTCGCCCTGTTGGTCGGTCTGGGGCTGTTCAGCTACTGCATGCTCCTGATCCACCTGCAGTTCATGGACCGCTTCGTCATCACCAACATGCGTGTTTTCCGGGTGCACGGCGTCCTGGACCAGAACCTGGCCACCATGCCGATGACCCGCATCCTCGACATCTCCGTCTCCCAGCCTTTCCTGGGACGGCTGCTCGGATACGGCCACTTCACCTTCGAGTCCGCCGCCCAGGACCAGGGGCTTCGTGACATCCGCTTCGTCGGGCGCCCCGAACAGCGAGACCTCACCATCCAAGGCGTCATCCAGCGGGCGGGCCTGCGCAAGGCCGTCGAGCCGCTGTTCAGCCGCCAGGACTATGAGGGCGAGGATTCCGACCACCTGGACGACGGTTCCTGA
- the pgm gene encoding phosphoglucomutase (alpha-D-glucose-1,6-bisphosphate-dependent): MAHERAGQVAQEQDLINVDEVLSAYYDITPDVDNVDQQVVFGTSGHRGSSLDGKFNELHIAATTQAIVEYRAEQGTTGPLFIGKDTHALSLPAWKTATEVLVANAVSVMAEKEDEYTPTPAVSRAIIVYNRDHVGQPQADGIVVTPSHNPPRDGGFKYNPPNGGPADTDATSWIADRANELMRDASAIKRVSYDEASAEVTRFDYRTAYCEDLVNVIDMDAIKKAGVRIGADPMGGAAVQYWQYLAEKSGLDLTVVNPEVDPTWRFMTLDTDGKIRMDCSSPNAMASLIQSRDKFDISTGNDADSDRHGIVTPDAGLMNPNHYLAVAIQYLFTHRPGWREQARVGKTLVSSSMIDKVAAEIGRELVEVPVGFKWFVPGLISGEMGFGGEESAGASFLTLDGQTWTTDKDGIILDLLASEILAVTGKTPSQHYAELEAKYGKSYYARIDADADREQKARLKALSPADITATELAGETITAILTEAPGNDAAIGGVKVTTENGWFAARPSGTEDKYKIYAESLKSAEHLAAIQTEAKDVVNAALNA, encoded by the coding sequence ATGGCACACGAACGCGCTGGGCAGGTTGCCCAGGAACAAGACCTGATCAATGTCGACGAGGTTCTGTCGGCCTACTACGACATCACTCCCGACGTCGACAATGTCGACCAGCAGGTGGTCTTCGGCACCTCAGGACACCGTGGCTCCAGCCTCGACGGCAAGTTCAACGAGCTCCACATCGCCGCCACCACACAGGCGATTGTCGAGTACCGCGCCGAACAGGGCACCACCGGCCCGCTGTTCATCGGCAAGGACACTCACGCGTTGAGCCTTCCGGCGTGGAAGACCGCCACCGAGGTGCTCGTCGCCAATGCTGTCTCCGTGATGGCCGAGAAGGAGGACGAGTACACCCCGACGCCGGCCGTCAGCCGCGCCATCATCGTGTACAACCGTGACCATGTCGGCCAGCCGCAGGCCGACGGCATCGTCGTCACCCCCTCGCACAACCCGCCTCGCGACGGTGGCTTCAAGTACAACCCGCCGAACGGTGGCCCGGCCGACACGGATGCCACCAGCTGGATCGCCGACCGCGCCAATGAGCTGATGCGTGACGCCTCGGCCATCAAGCGTGTCTCCTACGACGAGGCCTCCGCCGAGGTGACCCGCTTCGACTACCGCACGGCCTACTGCGAGGACCTGGTCAACGTCATCGACATGGACGCCATCAAGAAGGCGGGTGTGCGCATCGGCGCCGACCCGATGGGTGGTGCCGCCGTGCAGTACTGGCAGTACTTGGCCGAGAAGTCCGGGCTGGACCTCACCGTCGTGAACCCCGAGGTGGATCCCACCTGGCGTTTCATGACCCTGGACACCGACGGCAAGATCCGGATGGACTGCAGTTCTCCCAATGCGATGGCGAGCCTGATCCAGAGCCGGGACAAGTTCGACATCTCCACCGGAAATGACGCGGACTCCGACCGCCACGGCATCGTCACGCCCGACGCCGGCCTGATGAACCCGAACCACTACCTGGCCGTGGCCATCCAGTACCTCTTCACCCACCGCCCCGGGTGGCGCGAGCAGGCCCGCGTCGGCAAGACGCTGGTGTCGAGCTCGATGATCGACAAGGTCGCAGCCGAGATCGGCCGTGAACTGGTCGAGGTTCCGGTCGGCTTCAAGTGGTTCGTTCCCGGCCTGATCAGTGGCGAGATGGGCTTCGGTGGCGAGGAGTCCGCAGGCGCCAGCTTCCTCACCCTCGACGGCCAGACCTGGACCACCGACAAGGACGGCATCATCCTGGACCTGCTGGCGAGCGAGATCCTCGCCGTCACCGGAAAGACCCCCAGCCAGCACTATGCCGAGCTGGAGGCCAAGTACGGCAAGAGCTACTACGCCCGGATCGACGCCGACGCGGACCGTGAGCAGAAGGCCCGCCTCAAGGCCCTCTCCCCCGCCGACATCACCGCCACGGAGCTGGCCGGCGAGACCATCACCGCGATCCTCACCGAGGCACCGGGCAATGACGCCGCCATCGGTGGTGTGAAGGTCACCACCGAGAACGGCTGGTTCGCGGCCCGCCCGTCGGGTACCGAGGACAAGTACAAGATCTATGCCGAGTCCCTGAAGTCGGCCGAGCACCTCGCGGCCATCCAGACCGAGGCCAAGGACGTCGTCAACGCGGCCCTCAACGCCTGA
- a CDS encoding tetratricopeptide repeat protein, producing MTYDSFNRPGAIDLSALGSSAQASSNAGAGSTGAAAGSYVQQVGEADFDAMVRKSVTHPVVMELYSPRANAQELSDTLIDATNKAGGRWLLARVNIDAEQRIAQAMGVQAVPTVVAIIGGQLAPLFQGTKTAEEVQAYLDQLVQVAVANGLTGRAEPVGTAAPDPAGDQPTDPATDPRFAEADAALQAGDYAKAVEEFQKVLDQSPTDPEATQGLAQSKLLERSTRFDPQAIVQTANDEPTNWDAQLDAADLELINGDPAAAFNRVLQMIRETRDEDRERARLRLLELFDVVGKADKAVLKARRQLSTALFA from the coding sequence ATGACTTATGACAGCTTCAACCGTCCTGGCGCCATCGACCTGTCTGCGTTGGGTTCCAGCGCGCAGGCGAGCAGCAACGCCGGGGCCGGCTCCACCGGGGCCGCGGCCGGCAGCTATGTGCAGCAGGTGGGGGAGGCCGATTTCGACGCCATGGTCCGCAAGTCCGTGACCCACCCCGTCGTGATGGAGCTCTATTCTCCCCGCGCCAATGCGCAGGAGCTCTCCGACACCCTGATCGATGCCACCAACAAGGCTGGTGGACGCTGGCTGCTGGCGCGGGTCAACATCGACGCCGAACAGCGCATCGCCCAGGCCATGGGCGTGCAGGCCGTGCCCACCGTCGTCGCCATCATCGGTGGGCAGCTGGCACCGCTCTTCCAGGGCACCAAGACCGCCGAGGAGGTCCAGGCCTACCTCGACCAGCTGGTGCAGGTGGCCGTCGCGAATGGTCTGACCGGCCGCGCCGAGCCCGTCGGCACCGCGGCACCTGATCCTGCGGGGGACCAGCCGACGGATCCCGCCACCGACCCGCGCTTCGCGGAGGCGGATGCCGCCCTGCAGGCCGGTGACTACGCCAAGGCCGTCGAGGAGTTCCAGAAGGTGCTGGACCAGAGCCCCACGGATCCCGAGGCGACTCAGGGGCTGGCCCAATCCAAGCTGCTGGAGCGCTCGACGCGCTTCGACCCGCAGGCCATCGTGCAGACCGCCAACGACGAACCCACCAACTGGGACGCCCAGCTGGATGCCGCGGACCTGGAACTGATCAATGGTGACCCCGCGGCCGCCTTCAATCGGGTGCTGCAGATGATCCGGGAGACCCGCGACGAGGACCGCGAGCGCGCCCGGCTGCGCCTGCTGGAGCTCTTCGACGTCGTCGGCAAGGCCGACAAGGCCGTGCTGAAGGCCCGCCGCCAGCTGTCCACCGCGCTGTTTGCCTGA
- a CDS encoding DUF4232 domain-containing protein, translated as MTPHGWAASMVGLLLAGALAGCGQGLGMGPRAAIPSEDSSRAPVRPTPTAGPSTVRVGPRPGEQAETGTWPPTCEGASTGQRLAWSPVDAGLGHRYLTLAVRNCGPGTLTLPERPTPMARDAVGQALALRMDWQKATRSLDLARGEVAYLSLHWLSNGHCEQGAASLRTTVVGETVTATGCLQLGDFETEEASSDISSTIRVGWTASPQQ; from the coding sequence ATGACCCCCCACGGCTGGGCAGCATCGATGGTTGGCCTCCTGCTCGCCGGCGCCCTGGCCGGTTGCGGGCAGGGGCTCGGCATGGGGCCCCGAGCCGCCATCCCGAGCGAGGACTCCTCGCGGGCTCCCGTGAGACCGACACCCACCGCGGGGCCGTCCACGGTGCGTGTGGGCCCACGGCCCGGAGAGCAAGCCGAGACGGGCACCTGGCCGCCGACCTGTGAGGGGGCATCAACAGGACAGCGGCTGGCATGGTCCCCCGTCGATGCCGGTCTGGGACACCGGTACCTGACGCTGGCAGTACGCAATTGCGGCCCGGGCACGCTCACCCTGCCCGAACGCCCGACCCCGATGGCCCGAGATGCCGTGGGGCAAGCGCTTGCCCTGCGCATGGACTGGCAGAAAGCCACGCGTTCGTTGGATCTTGCCAGGGGTGAGGTGGCCTACCTGAGCCTGCACTGGCTGAGCAATGGCCACTGCGAACAGGGAGCCGCCAGCCTGCGCACCACCGTGGTGGGCGAGACGGTCACCGCCACCGGGTGCCTGCAGCTCGGAGACTTCGAGACTGAGGAGGCCTCCTCCGACATCTCGTCGACGATCCGCGTGGGCTGGACCGCCTCACCCCAACAGTGA